CACGCAGCACGTCGGGCGACAGGCCCGGCGTGTCGTCGATGAAGATCTTCGACTCCTTGAGCATGCGGATCGCCGCGGTCACCCGGCTCCAGTCCTCGTCCTCTAGCTGGCCGGTGCGCAGGCGCGTCGCGTTGATGCGCCCGTTGGAGGAGATCAGGCGCAACGCGAGCTGACTGGCCGACATTTCCATCGAGAACACCGCCACGGCCTTCTTCGACTTCAGCGCGGCGTATTCGGCGATGTTGAGCGCGAGCGTGGTCTTGCCCATGGCCGGACGCGCCGCAAGGATCAACAGGTCGGTCGGCTGCAGGCCGGAGGTCATCTGGTCGAAGGCCTCGTAGCCGGTCGGCAGCCCGGTGATGCCTTCGCCGTTGGCGAAGCGCGTCTGCAGGACGTCGAACGCCTCCGCCATCGCCTTGTTGATGGCGGTGAAGTCGGTGCGTCCGCGCGCGCCGGCCTCGGCGATCGCGAACACCTGCTGCTCGGCCTTGGCGAGGATTTCACCGGAGTCGCGGCCATCGGGCTGGAAGCCGTCGTTGACGATCTCGGTGCCGACGTCGATCAGCTGCCGCATCACCGCCTTGTCGCGCACGATCTCGGCATAGGCGCGGATGTTGGCGGCCGACGGCGTGGTGCTGGCCAGTTCGACCAGGTAGGCGCCACCGGCGACCTGTTCGGCCAGACCCTGCGATTCGAACCACTCGCCCAGCGTCACCGCGTCGAACGGGCGGTTGCGTTCGGCAAGCTCGCGGATCGCGCGGTAGATCAGCTGGTGGTCGCGGCGGTAGAAGTCCTTGTCGACCAGCATGTCGGCGATGCGGTCGAACGCCTCCGGCGCTAGCATCAGCCCACCGAGGACCGCCTGCTCGGCCTCCACCGACTGGGGCGGAATGCGCAGCTGTTCGAGGCGGCCCTCGCGGGCGTCGTGCTCGTGACCGGCGCGGTCGCCGAATCGGGGGCGGGCGGACATCTTCTGGGGAACTCCGGACAGGCGGTGCCGCGGTCGTGCTTGCGGCAGGAAACATCGATGCTAG
This portion of the Luteimonas yindakuii genome encodes:
- a CDS encoding replicative DNA helicase, which produces MSARPRFGDRAGHEHDAREGRLEQLRIPPQSVEAEQAVLGGLMLAPEAFDRIADMLVDKDFYRRDHQLIYRAIRELAERNRPFDAVTLGEWFESQGLAEQVAGGAYLVELASTTPSAANIRAYAEIVRDKAVMRQLIDVGTEIVNDGFQPDGRDSGEILAKAEQQVFAIAEAGARGRTDFTAINKAMAEAFDVLQTRFANGEGITGLPTGYEAFDQMTSGLQPTDLLILAARPAMGKTTLALNIAEYAALKSKKAVAVFSMEMSASQLALRLISSNGRINATRLRTGQLEDEDWSRVTAAIRMLKESKIFIDDTPGLSPDVLRAKARRLKREYDLGLVVIDYLQLMQVPGNKENRATEISEISRSLKGLAKELNVPVIALSQLNRSLESRTDKRPVMADLRESGAIEQDADMIIFIYRDEYYNKEASPDKGLAEIIIGKHRSGPTGSFKLRFFGEYTRFDNLAHDAMGSFE